One genomic region from Phragmites australis chromosome 1, lpPhrAust1.1, whole genome shotgun sequence encodes:
- the LOC133890085 gene encoding EID1-like F-box protein 3, translated as MSEGTRNTRRCFGASSSGAGGSGIGSASYRNGATGVARTSGVNTGILDEHVLALVFRLINFDPKALCTVACVSRRLRAVAERVLWRELCISRAPRMVASLTGAAVGPPPPGRIVGGWPALAKLLFFCCGAAAAAVPGHVTGVSRFSKTSGRSFLSRRCREDLLYVSDPCEHTVPGADDDVGAYRGVFRGFMRSRTRACLMDRQAALDTRVRCPYCGARVWSMVAAGLVPRSAWRRLGAYDGRLEYYVCVSGHLHGNCWLARLTSSEGDHDGGCSDDSDTSTEGGSEDGHVAL; from the coding sequence ATGAGCGAGGGCACGCGGAACACGCGCCGGTGCTTCGGCGCGTCGAGCAGCGGCGCCGGCGGGAGTGGCATTGGCAGCGCGAGCTACCGGAATGGTGCCACTGGGGTGGCGCGGACCAGCGGCGTGAACACGGGGATCCTCGACGAGCACGTGCTGGCGCTGGTGTTCCGGTTGATCAACTTTGACCCCAAGGCGCTGTGCACCGTGGCCTGCGTCAGCCGGCGGCTGCGGGCCGTCGCAGAGCGTGTGCTGTGGCGGGAGCTCTGCATCTCCCGGGCGCCGCGGATGGTGGCCTCGCTCACAGGGGCCGCGGTGGGGCCACCCCCGCCAGGGCGCATTGTCGGCGGGTGGCCGGCGCTGGCGAAGCTGCTCTTCTTCTgctgcggcgcggcggcggcggccgtgccGGGGCACGTCACGGGGGTGTCCCGCTTCTCCAAGACCTCCGGGCGGAGCTTCCTGTCGCGGCGGTGCCGGGAGGACCTGCTGTACGTGTCGGACCCCTGCGAGCACACGGTGCCCGGCGCAGACGACGACGTGGGCGCCTACCGCGGCGTGTTCCGCGGGTTCATGCGGTCGCGGACGCGGGCCTGCCTGATGGACCGGCAGGCCGCACTGGACACGCGCGTGCGCTGCCCCTACTGCGGCGCGCGCGTGTGGAGCATGGTcgcggcggggctggtgcccCGCAGCGCGTGGCGCAGGCTGGGCGCCTACGACGGCCGCCTCGAGTACTACGTCTGCGTCAGCGGCCATCTCCACGGCAACTGCTGGCTCGCGCGCCTCACCTCCAGTGAAGGCGACCACGACGGCGGCTGCTCCGACGACAGCGACACGTCCACGGAAGGCGGCAGCGAGGACGGCCACGTCGCGCTGTAA
- the LOC133922622 gene encoding 4-diphosphocytidyl-2-C-methyl-D-erythritol kinase, chloroplastic-like: MACSAHLLSQSLYSSSHRASPAAPRFQGRPPASASPGVRPSLSVRGRRGLCLRVTASFEPGRRQVEVSYDPQAKLNQLADQIDKNAGMTRLNLFSPCKVNVFLRITGKRPDGFHDLASLFHVISLGDTIKFSLSPSKSKDRLSTNVAGVPVDESNLIIKALNLYRKKTGTDNYFWIHLDKKVPTGAGLGGGSSNAATALWAANQFSGCIASEKDLQEWSGEIGSDIPFFFSRGVAYCTGRGEIIQDIPNPLPENLPMVLIKPPEACSTTEVYKRFRLEQTSRADPLTLLKEITQNGISQDVCVNDLEPPAFEVLPSLKKVKKRIIAANRGDYSAVFMSGSGSTIVGVGSPDPPSFVYDDEDYKDVFVSEAYFLTRNENEWYGEPISSKGTFSREDLRASVAD; the protein is encoded by the exons ATGGCTTGCTCCGCGCACCTCCTGTCCCAGAGCCTCTACTCGTCGTCCCATCGCGCCAGCCCGGCCGCGCCCAGGTTCCAGGGCCGACCGCCGGCGTCGGCTTCTCCCGGTGTGAGGCCGAGCTTGAGCGTCAGGGGCCGTCGGGGCCTCTGTCTGAGGGTCACTGCGTCGTTCGAGCCGGGGAGAAGGCAAGTGGAG GTCTCGTACGACCCACAAGCAAAGCTTAACCAGCTAGCGGATCAAATTGACAAGAATGCTGGGATGACACGGCTCAACCTATTCTCACCATGCAAA GTTAATGTGTTCTTGAGGATAACCGGGAAGAGACCAGATGGGTTCCATGACCTGGCTTCTCTGTTTCAT GTGATAAGTTTGGGGGATACAATCAAATTCTCATTGTCACCAAGTAAGAGCAAAGATCGCTTGTCAACTAATGTTGCAGGTGTCCCAGTTGATGAAAGCAATTTG ATCATCAAGGCACTCAACCTTTACCGAAAGAAAACTGGGACTGATAACTATTTTTGG ATACATCTTGATAAGAAGGTCCCAACTGGTGCTGGTCTCGGTGGTGGAAGCAGTAATGCTGCAACTGCACTATGGGCTGCGAACCAGTTTAGTGGCTGCATTGCTTCAGAAAAGGATCTCCAAGAGTGGTCTGGTGAGATCGGATCAGAtatcccctttttcttttcacgAGGAGTGGCATATTGTACTGGCAGAGGAGAG ATCATCCAAGATATCCCAAATCCCTTGCCGGAAAATTTACCAATGGTTCTTATAAAGCCACCTGAAGCATGCTCAACCACTGAAGTTTACAAG AGATTCAGGTTGGAACAAACTAGTCGAGCTGATCCCTTGACTTTGCTCAAAGAAATCACCCAAAATGGGATATCACAAGATGTCTGTGTAAATGACCTAG AGCCTCCAGCCTTTGAGGTGTTGCCATCACTTAAGAAGGTGAAGAAACGGATTATTGCAGCTAACCGTGGAGATTATAGTGCGGTTTTTATGTCAGGAAG TGGAAGCACAATAGTTGGCGTTGGTTCCCCAGATCCGCCTTCATTTGTGTACGACGATGAGGACTACAAGGATGTTTTTGTGTCAG AGGCTTACTTCCTTACTCGGAATGAGAACGAGTGGTACGGGGAACCAATCTCATCAAAAGGCACGTTTAGCAGAGAAGATTTACGAGCCTCGGTTGCTGACTGA